The genomic interval GAATTTTCGGACACGCTCTGAGCTTTCTTTTAGCCGCGTCTCCATCTATTTCTCTGCGCGCACGAACTCGGAATGAGCGCGGAGACTTTAGTCATCGTCCCCACCTACAACGAGCGGGACAACTTGCCGGCGCTGGTCCAGCGCGTTCTGGCGCTGCCAGTCACCGTCGATTTGTTGATCGTCGATGACAATTCGCCCGACGGCACGGGCCAACTGGCGGATTCGCTGGCGGCGCAACATCCGCAAATCCACGTGTTGCACCGGCAGGAGAAGAGCGGTCTGGGACGCGCGTACTGCGCCGGATTCGCCTGGGCGCTTGAACGACAGTACGCCTTCATCTTCGAAATGGATGGCGACCTGTCGCACAATCCCGATGACATTCCGTCCTTTCTGAAGGCTGCGCAGAATGCGGATCTGGTGTTGGGTTCGCGCTACTGCCATGGCATCCGCGTCATCAACTGGCCCTTGAGGCGTCTCATGCTCAGCCTGTGCGCGGCGAAATATGTTCAGATCATCACGGGCATGCCGTTCACGGATCCCACCGGAGGCTTCAAGTGTTTCCGGAGAGCCACGCTGCAGACGATCGATCTCCAGTCCGTGGACTCCAACGGGTACAGCTTCCAGATCGAAATGACCCACAAAGTTTGGCGGCAGGGATTGCGCATCGCGGAAGTGCCGATCATTTTCACCGACCGCTTCCACGGCACGTCCAAGATGTCGCCGAAAATCGTCCGCGAAGCGCTCCACATTACGTGGCGGCTGCTGTTTCAGAACCGGCTGCACCGGTCACCCCGGGGATAGCGCTCAGCCATCGGGCTTTTTCCTCGCCTGGAAACGGTGGGAAGTTCATTCTTGAAATCGTCGTGAGAAAACGGACTTCCAACAATCTCCCACTGAGTCCCAGCCTATGAAAACCAGCGACACACACCCGGCCAGCCCCCATCAAACCGCCCCCCAGCCCCAGCCAGGCGTCCTTTCCCGGCGCAAGTTCGTGCTCGCGGGAACGGCGGCCGCCACGGCGTTTACGATCGTCCCGCGCCACGTCCTGGGCGGACAAGGCTACGTCGCGCCCAGCGAGAAGATCACCCTGGCCTACATCGGCTGCGGCACGCAGGGATTGCGGGAAATGCTCCGAATGCTCGCGCAACCGGAAGTGCAAATCGTCGCCGTGTGCGATCCCGTGAAAGACGGCCACGATTACGTCGATTTTTCGCGGGACGGTTTGCGCTCGGCCATCGCGAGCGCGCTCGGCAAATCGGACTGGCGCCGCAACGCGCCCGGAATTCCTGGGGGCCGCGACGTAGCCAAGGAACTCATCGAGACTTCGTACGCGAACCAGCGCGCTGCGGAGAAATTCAAAGGCTGCACGACTTACGCCGACTTTCGGGAGTTGCTGGAGAAAGAGAAGG from Verrucomicrobiota bacterium carries:
- a CDS encoding polyprenol monophosphomannose synthase produces the protein MSAETLVIVPTYNERDNLPALVQRVLALPVTVDLLIVDDNSPDGTGQLADSLAAQHPQIHVLHRQEKSGLGRAYCAGFAWALERQYAFIFEMDGDLSHNPDDIPSFLKAAQNADLVLGSRYCHGIRVINWPLRRLMLSLCAAKYVQIITGMPFTDPTGGFKCFRRATLQTIDLQSVDSNGYSFQIEMTHKVWRQGLRIAEVPIIFTDRFHGTSKMSPKIVREALHITWRLLFQNRLHRSPRG